A section of the Penaeus chinensis breed Huanghai No. 1 chromosome 17, ASM1920278v2, whole genome shotgun sequence genome encodes:
- the LOC125034073 gene encoding collagen alpha-1(I) chain-like, whose translation MHYPGEFHQFCSRDLSLKPNSLKSAFWHLPRGRPADGPRGKGLPRLLSQQARAASMRLCGGRGGPLRPHPRGTEGGPCAPIPGGFEWGSCAPIPGGPRGAPAPPSPGGSSGAPAPPSPGDRGGPLRPHSQGDRGGPLRPHSQGDRGGPCGPIPRGTEGGPCALIPGGFEGGPCAPIPGGPRGAPAPPSPGGSSGAPAPPSPGDRGGPLRPHSQGDRGGPLRPHSQGDRGGPCGPIPRGTEGGPCAPIPGGTEGGPCAPIPSGTEGAPAPLSPGDRGGPLRPHPRGGFEWGPCAPIPGGPLHPHPPGDRGGPLRPHPRGTPAPPSPGGPTGAPAPPSPGGPWGAACAPIPRGTEGGPCAPIPRGTEGGPCAPIPGGPRGAACVTSEKSREPVGGATKRLAGVPACRKADPPMAREGFPKDFPKGFPKGFPKGFPKGFPKFFSKSFPKGFPKGFSKGFPKGFPKGFSKGFPKGFPKVFSKGFPKGFPKGFPKDFSKGFPMGFPKVFSKGFPKGFSKGFPKGFPKDFPKGFPKGFPKGFSKGFPKGFSKGFPKGFPKVFSKGFPKGFSKGFPKGFLKGFSKGFPKGFPEGFPKGFPKGISKGFPKGFPKGFLKGFPKGFPKGFSKGFPKGFPKGFLKGFS comes from the exons ATGCACTACCCAGGAGAGTTTCATCAGTTCTGCTCACGGGACCTGAGCTTGAAACCCAACTCATTGAAATCCGCCTTTTGGCACCTGCCGCGCGGGAGGCCAGCCGATGGCCCTCGTGGGAAAGGACTTCCTCGGCTTCTCTCGCAGCAGGCCAGGGCAGCTTCCATGCGGCtctgt gggggtcgaggggggccCCTGCGCCCCCATCCCCGGGGGACCGAGGGGGGCCCCTGCGCCCCCATCCCCGGGGGGTTCGAGTGGGGCTCCTGCGCCCCCATCCCCGGGGGACCGAGGGGGGCCCCTGCGCCCCCATCCCCGGGGGGTTCGAGTGGGGCTCCTGCGCCCCCATCCCCGGGGGACCGAGGGGGGCCCCTGCGCCCCCATTCCCAGGGGGACCGAGGGGGGCCCCTGCGCCCCCATTCCCAGGGGGACCGAGGGGGCCCCTGCGGCCCAATCCCCAGGGGGACCGAGGGGGGCCCCTGCGCCCTCATCCCCGGGGGGTTCGAGGGGGGCCCCTGCGCCCCTATCCCCGGGGGACCGAGGGGGGCCCCTGCGCCCCCCTCCCCGGGGGGTTCGAGTGGGGCCCCTGCGCCCCCATCCCCGGGGGACCGAGGGGGGCCCCTGCGCCCCCATTCCCAGGGGGACCGAGGGGGGCCCCTGCGCCCCCATTCCCAGGGGGACCGAGGGGGCCCCTGCGGCCCAATCCCTAGGGGGACCGAGGGGGGCCCCTGCGCCCCCATCCCCGGGGGGACCGAGGGGGGCCCCTGCGCCCCCATTCCCAGTGGGACCGAGGGGGCCCCTGCGCCCCTATCCCCGGGGGACCGAGGGGGGCCCCTGCGCCCCCATCCCCGGGGGGGGTTCGAGTGGGGCCCCTGCGCCCCCATCCCCGGGGGACCCCTGCACCCCCATCCCCCGGGGGACCGAGGGGGGCCCCTGCGCCCCCATCCCCGGGGGACCCCTGCACCCCCATCCCCCGGGGGACCGACGGGGGCCCCTGCGCCCCCATCCCCGGGGGGACCGTGGGGGGCCGCCTGCGCCCCCATTCCCAGGGGGACCGAGGGGGGCCCCTGCGCCCCCATTCCCAGGGGGACCGAGGGGGGCCCCTGCGCCCCCATCCCCGGGGGACCGAGGGGGGCCGCCTGCGTCACCTCGGAGAAATCTCGCGAACCTGTTGGTGGGGCAACAAAGCGTCTAGCTGGCGTCCCCGCGTGTAGGAAGGCTGATCCTCCAATGGCTCGCGAG GGTTTCCCCAAGGATTTCCCTAAGGGTTTCCCTAAGGGTTTCCCTAAGGGTTTCCCTAAGGGTTTCCCCAAGTTTTTTTCTAAGAGTTTCCCTAAGGGTTTCCCTAAGGGTTTCTCTAAGGGTTTCCCTAAGGGTTTCCCCAAGGGTTTTTCTAAGGGTTTCCCTAAAGGTTTCCCCAAGGTTTTTTCTAAGGGTTTCCCTAAGGGTTTCCCTAAGGGTTTCCCCAAGGATTTTTCTAAGGGTTTCCCTATGGGTTTCCCCAAGGTTTTTTCTAAGGGTTTCCCTAAGGGTTTCTCTAAGGGTTTCCCTAAGGGTTTCCCCAAGGATTTCCCTAAGGGTTTCCCTAAGGGTTTCCCCAAG GGTTTCTCTAAGGGTTTCCCCAAGGGTTTTTCTAAGGGTTTCCCTAAGGGTTTCCCCAAGGTTTTTTCTAAGGGTTTCCCTAAGGGTTTCTCTAAGGGTTTCCCTAAGGGTTTCCTCAAGGGTTTCTCTAAGGGTTTCCCTAAGGGTTTCCCTGAGGGTTTCCCTAAAG GTTTCCCTAAGGGTATCTCTAAGGGTTTCCCTAAGGGTTTCCCTAAGGGTTTCCTCAAGGGTTTCCCTAAGGGTTTCCCCAAGGGTTTTTCTAAGGGTTTCCCCAAGGGTTTCCCTAAGGGTTTCCTTAAGGGTTTCTCCTAG